A stretch of [Clostridium] innocuum DNA encodes these proteins:
- a CDS encoding ATP-binding protein, with amino-acid sequence MFPIKYIDNNLVWNKDNEVFAYYELIPYNYSFLSAEQKFIVHDSFRQLIAQSREGKIHALQIATESSIRSMQEQSKKLVTGKLKEVACQKIDEQTEALVSMIGDNQVDYRFFLGFKLMVTEEQFNLKNIKKSAWLTFKEFLHEVNHTLMNDFVSMPNDEINRYMKMEKLLENKISRRFKVRRLEINDFGYLMEHLYGRDGIAYEDYAYQLPKKNYKKETLIKYYDLIRPTRCVIEESQRYLRLEHEDKESYVSYFTVNAIVGELDFPSSEIFYFQQQQFTFPVDTSMNVEIVENRKALTTVRNKKKELKDLDNHAYQAGSETSSNVVDALDSVDELETDLDQTKESMYKLSYVVRVCADDLDELKRRCDEVKDFYDDLNVKLVRPAGDMLGLHSEFLPASKRYINDYVQYVKSDFLAGLGFGATQQLGENTGIYIGYSVDTGRNVYLQPSLASQGVKGTVTNALASAFVGSLGGGKSFCNNLLVYYSVLFGGQAVILDPKSERGNWKETLPEIAHEINIVNLTSDKDNAGLLDPFVIMKNVKDAESLAIDILTFLTGISSRDGEKFPVLRKAVRSVTQGEKRGLLHVIEELRKEDTAISRNIADHIDSFTDYDFAHLLFSDGTVENAISLDNQLNIIQVADLVLPDKDTTFEEYTTIELLSVSMLIVISTFALDFIHSDRSIFKIVDLDEAWAFLNVAQGETLSNKLVRAGRAMQAGVYFVTQSSGDVSKESLKNNIGLKFAFRSTDINEIKQTLEFFGIDKDDENNQKRLRDLENGQCLLQDLYGRVGVVQIHPVFEELLHAFDTRPPVQRNEVE; translated from the coding sequence ATGTTCCCGATAAAATATATTGACAATAACCTTGTCTGGAACAAGGACAATGAAGTGTTTGCCTATTATGAGCTGATACCGTACAACTATTCTTTCTTATCCGCAGAGCAGAAATTTATTGTGCATGACAGCTTTCGCCAGCTAATCGCACAATCCCGTGAGGGTAAAATTCATGCCTTGCAGATTGCCACGGAAAGCTCCATACGAAGTATGCAGGAGCAGTCAAAGAAACTGGTAACTGGAAAATTAAAGGAAGTTGCCTGCCAGAAGATAGACGAGCAGACCGAAGCGTTAGTATCTATGATTGGGGACAATCAAGTGGACTACCGCTTTTTTCTTGGCTTTAAGCTCATGGTTACGGAAGAACAGTTCAATCTGAAGAACATCAAAAAATCGGCATGGCTGACGTTCAAAGAATTTCTCCATGAAGTGAACCACACGCTGATGAATGATTTTGTTTCCATGCCGAATGATGAAATCAACCGTTACATGAAAATGGAAAAATTACTGGAAAATAAAATCTCCCGTCGCTTTAAGGTGCGTCGCTTGGAAATCAATGACTTTGGGTATCTCATGGAACATCTTTACGGCAGGGACGGTATCGCCTATGAAGATTATGCGTACCAGCTACCAAAGAAGAACTATAAGAAAGAAACGCTGATAAAATACTATGACCTTATCCGTCCGACAAGGTGTGTGATTGAGGAAAGCCAGCGGTATTTACGACTGGAACATGAGGATAAGGAAAGCTATGTGTCCTACTTTACTGTCAATGCGATTGTCGGGGAGCTTGATTTTCCGTCAAGTGAAATCTTCTATTTCCAGCAACAGCAATTCACATTCCCCGTTGATACTTCTATGAATGTAGAAATCGTGGAAAATCGAAAAGCATTAACAACTGTCCGCAACAAGAAAAAGGAATTGAAAGACCTTGACAATCACGCCTATCAAGCAGGAAGTGAAACCAGCTCAAATGTGGTGGACGCATTAGACAGCGTGGACGAGCTGGAAACAGACTTAGACCAGACTAAAGAAAGTATGTATAAGCTCTCTTATGTGGTGCGTGTCTGTGCTGATGATTTGGACGAATTAAAACGCCGTTGTGATGAAGTCAAGGACTTTTACGACGACCTCAATGTAAAACTGGTGCGTCCTGCTGGCGATATGCTGGGGCTTCATTCTGAATTTTTACCAGCCAGCAAGCGATATATCAATGATTATGTGCAGTATGTAAAATCAGATTTTTTGGCAGGGCTTGGTTTTGGAGCGACACAGCAGTTAGGGGAAAATACGGGTATCTATATCGGCTATTCCGTCGATACGGGAAGAAATGTGTACCTGCAACCGTCTTTAGCTTCGCAGGGCGTAAAAGGTACAGTTACCAACGCTTTAGCTTCTGCTTTTGTCGGTTCACTTGGCGGTGGTAAGTCGTTCTGTAATAATCTTCTGGTGTATTATTCGGTTCTCTTTGGGGGACAAGCGGTTATCTTAGACCCAAAATCAGAGCGTGGCAACTGGAAAGAAACGCTCCCAGAGATAGCCCATGAAATCAATATCGTAAACCTTACCAGCGACAAGGACAATGCAGGACTTCTTGACCCGTTTGTGATTATGAAGAATGTAAAAGACGCTGAAAGTCTGGCAATCGACATCTTGACATTCCTTACGGGTATTTCCTCAAGGGACGGCGAAAAATTCCCCGTGTTGAGAAAAGCGGTGCGTTCCGTTACCCAGGGCGAAAAAAGAGGACTGTTACACGTTATTGAAGAATTGCGAAAGGAAGATACCGCTATCTCACGCAATATCGCAGACCATATCGACAGCTTCACGGACTACGACTTTGCACACCTGCTGTTTTCAGACGGTACGGTGGAAAATGCTATCAGTCTGGATAACCAGCTCAATATCATTCAAGTAGCAGACTTAGTATTGCCAGATAAAGATACCACCTTTGAGGAATACACGACCATTGAATTGTTGTCGGTGTCTATGCTGATTGTCATTAGTACCTTTGCTCTCGACTTCATTCACAGCGATAGAAGCATTTTTAAGATTGTCGATTTGGACGAAGCGTGGGCGTTCTTAAATGTGGCACAAGGAGAAACGCTATCAAATAAACTGGTGCGAGCTGGACGAGCTATGCAGGCAGGCGTTTATTTCGTTACACAATCCTCTGGGGACGTGTCAAAAGAAAGTCTGAAAAATAATATCGGCTTGAAATTTGCCTTTCGCTCTACGGACATTAACGAGATAAAACAGACCTTAGAGTTTTTCGGTATCGACAAGGACGACGAGAACAACCAGAAACGGCTTCGTGATTTGGAGAACGGACAATGCTTATTACAGGACTTATACGGGCGTGTCGGTGTGGTGCAGATACACCCAGTCTTTGAAGAATTACTACACGCCTTTGATACCAGACCGCCCGTACAGAGAAATGAGGTGGAGTGA
- a CDS encoding MFS transporter: protein MKERIKGAFTKKKIFHVLKMALFVVALSLILLSLLGTVAHATGLVDDTINAENLYSKYPLSNYQLDFYVDNSWSWLPWNWLDGIGKSVQYGLYCITNFVWTISLYLSNATGYVVQEAYKLDFINDMADSIGKSIQTLAGVTENGFSSTGFYVGFLLLIILVVGMYVAYTGLIKRETSKALHAVINFVVVFVLSASFIAYAPDYIKKINEFSSDISTASLDLGTKIMLPNSDSEGKDSVDLIRDSLFSIQVQQPWLLLQFGNSNAEEIGTDRVEALVSASPEDEDGKTREEVVKTEIEDNDNNNLTIPQVVNRLGMVFFLLFFNLGITIFVFLLTGMMLFSQILFIIFAMFLPISFLLSMIPSYESMAKQAIVRVFNTIMTRAGITLIVTVAFSISSMFYNISTDYPFFMVAFLQIVCFAGIYMKLGDLMSMFSLNAGDSQSMGRRIFRRPYLFMRHRARRMEHRIARAVSAGGISGGVAGAVAGSAVAGKRAERKNTASKENRGNTTSSMGQRAGSKVGAVLDTKNKVKDKANAVKENIKDMPTQTAYAVYSAKEKAKSSVSDFKRGMVQEQQSRQTGRLEKQEQHRKNIADKRMELQKAQEARQAQRKADGSATTGATRPHERPATASTIPKPSAEKMQEVKRPATAPTSKGSEPVKTNVIKERPLSSGASDKQVPQSAQPAHRQNIEKVTVSKETRQNYKAERTTKTQTFEQSKRTTEHTEKNRNLVTKKGQKKK from the coding sequence ATGAAAGAAAGGATAAAAGGTGCGTTCACAAAAAAGAAGATTTTCCACGTTCTCAAAATGGCTCTGTTCGTGGTGGCACTCTCCCTTATCCTGCTTTCACTTTTGGGGACGGTGGCTCATGCGACGGGGCTTGTGGACGATACCATAAACGCAGAAAATCTGTATTCCAAATATCCGCTTTCCAACTACCAGCTTGATTTTTATGTAGATAATAGCTGGTCGTGGTTGCCGTGGAACTGGCTGGACGGTATCGGAAAATCGGTACAGTACGGGCTTTACTGCATTACCAACTTTGTCTGGACGATAAGCCTTTATTTAAGCAATGCAACGGGCTATGTGGTGCAGGAAGCCTATAAACTGGACTTCATCAACGATATGGCAGATAGTATCGGAAAAAGCATACAGACCCTTGCAGGTGTTACCGAGAACGGCTTTTCTTCTACGGGCTTTTATGTTGGTTTCCTGCTTCTCATTATTTTAGTAGTGGGAATGTATGTTGCCTATACGGGACTTATCAAACGGGAAACCAGCAAGGCACTTCACGCTGTTATCAACTTTGTTGTGGTGTTCGTGCTGTCCGCTTCATTTATTGCCTATGCTCCCGACTACATCAAGAAGATAAATGAGTTTTCATCAGACATCAGCACCGCTTCTTTGGACTTGGGAACAAAAATCATGCTCCCCAACTCTGACAGTGAGGGTAAGGACAGCGTGGACTTGATACGGGACAGCTTATTTTCTATTCAAGTACAACAGCCGTGGCTACTTCTACAATTCGGTAACAGCAACGCAGAGGAAATCGGGACAGACCGTGTGGAAGCTCTGGTATCGGCAAGCCCAGAGGACGAGGACGGAAAGACCAGAGAGGAAGTCGTGAAAACAGAAATCGAGGATAACGACAACAACAATCTGACGATACCGCAAGTGGTAAACCGTTTAGGTATGGTGTTCTTCCTCTTGTTCTTCAATTTAGGGATAACGATATTTGTATTCTTGCTTACGGGCATGATGTTGTTCAGCCAGATACTTTTTATTATCTTCGCTATGTTCCTGCCTATTAGTTTCCTGCTCTCTATGATACCGAGCTATGAAAGCATGGCAAAGCAGGCAATCGTGAGGGTATTTAATACCATTATGACAAGAGCAGGAATTACGCTCATTGTAACGGTGGCGTTCAGCATTTCCAGTATGTTTTATAACATTTCCACAGATTACCCGTTTTTCATGGTGGCGTTCTTACAGATAGTATGTTTCGCTGGTATCTACATGAAGCTGGGCGACTTAATGAGCATGTTCTCACTTAATGCTGGCGACAGTCAAAGTATGGGACGACGCATATTCCGCAGACCGTATCTGTTTATGCGACATCGGGCTAGGCGTATGGAACACCGTATTGCAAGGGCGGTAAGTGCTGGCGGTATTTCGGGCGGTGTGGCTGGTGCGGTAGCTGGAAGTGCCGTTGCTGGCAAACGGGCTGAAAGAAAAAATACAGCTTCTAAAGAAAATCGGGGCAATACCACTTCTAGCATGGGACAGCGTGCAGGTTCAAAAGTCGGTGCTGTCTTAGATACGAAAAATAAAGTGAAAGATAAGGCAAATGCTGTCAAAGAGAATATCAAGGATATGCCGACACAGACCGCTTATGCGGTGTATTCCGCAAAGGAAAAGGCAAAGTCCAGCGTGTCCGACTTTAAGCGTGGCATGGTGCAGGAACAGCAGTCCAGACAGACGGGACGCTTGGAAAAGCAGGAACAGCATAGGAAGAATATCGCTGACAAGCGTATGGAGCTTCAAAAAGCACAAGAAGCAAGGCAGGCACAGCGAAAGGCTGACGGATCAGCGACAACGGGAGCTACCCGTCCCCATGAGCGACCAGCCACAGCTTCAACTATTCCAAAGCCGAGTGCGGAAAAAATGCAGGAAGTCAAACGCCCTGCCACAGCTCCGACTTCTAAAGGTAGTGAGCCAGTCAAGACAAATGTTATCAAAGAGCGTCCGTTATCTTCCGGTGCTTCTGATAAGCAAGTGCCCCAGTCTGCACAGCCAGCACATAGGCAGAATATTGAAAAAGTTACGGTATCAAAGGAAACACGCCAGAATTACAAAGCAGAGCGTACTACAAAGACACAGACCTTTGAACAATCAAAGCGTACAACGGAACATACCGAAAAGAACCGTAACCTTGTAACAAAGAAAGGACAGAAGAAAAAATGA
- a CDS encoding peptidase P60 encodes MKLKHIAIIGSLFPILFSLVLFFGVLISADSDDENSNFSSGITGMNLSAEVLKHQPMVEKYARENGISEYVNVLLAIIQVESGGTAEDVMQSSESLGLPPNSLDTESSIKQGCKYFASLLSSCKNQGIDDLNVAIQSYNYGGGYVGYVAGKGKKHTFNLAENFAREKSGGKKVTYTNPIAVAKNGGWRYGYGNMFYVELVNQYLTVAHFDNATAQAIMNEALKYQGWKYVYGGSNPNTSFDCSGLTQWCYGKAGISLPRTAQAQYDATQHLPLSQAKAGDLVFFHSTYNAGSYVTHVGIYVGNNQMYHAGDPIGYADLSNSYWQQHLIGAGRVKQ; translated from the coding sequence ATGAAACTGAAACATATCGCTATCATTGGCAGTCTGTTTCCTATCCTCTTTTCTCTAGTGCTTTTCTTTGGGGTATTGATTAGTGCGGACAGCGACGACGAGAACAGCAACTTTTCTTCGGGCATTACGGGTATGAACTTATCCGCAGAAGTTTTGAAACATCAGCCTATGGTAGAAAAATACGCCAGAGAAAACGGCATTTCCGAGTATGTCAATGTGTTATTGGCTATCATTCAAGTAGAAAGTGGCGGTACGGCAGAAGATGTTATGCAGAGTTCAGAAAGTCTTGGTTTACCGCCTAATTCCTTAGATACGGAAAGCTCAATCAAGCAGGGGTGTAAGTATTTTGCGTCCCTGCTTTCTTCCTGCAAAAATCAAGGTATCGATGATTTGAATGTAGCGATACAGTCCTATAACTATGGCGGTGGTTATGTGGGATATGTGGCAGGAAAAGGAAAAAAGCACACCTTTAACCTTGCGGAAAATTTTGCCCGTGAAAAATCGGGTGGAAAGAAAGTAACCTACACCAACCCGATAGCCGTTGCGAAGAATGGGGGCTGGCGGTATGGCTATGGAAATATGTTCTATGTGGAATTAGTCAATCAATATCTGACCGTAGCACACTTTGATAATGCGACGGCACAAGCGATAATGAATGAAGCGTTGAAATATCAAGGCTGGAAGTATGTGTATGGTGGTAGCAATCCCAACACTTCTTTTGACTGTTCGGGACTGACACAATGGTGCTATGGAAAAGCTGGTATCTCTTTACCGAGAACAGCACAGGCACAGTATGACGCAACCCAACATCTTCCGCTTTCGCAGGCAAAGGCTGGGGACTTGGTATTTTTTCATTCTACCTATAACGCAGGAAGTTATGTAACGCACGTCGGTATCTATGTAGGAAATAATCAGATGTATCATGCTGGCGACCCGATAGGATATGCAGACCTAAGCAATAGTTACTGGCAACAACACTTAATCGGTGCAGGACGAGTAAAACAATAG
- a CDS encoding conjugal transfer protein, translated as MFKKNKKQTENIKEKKVRTVKVGTHQKTVIALWAVLIASVSFGAYKNFTAIDQHTTHEKEIIELRLQDTNGIENFVKNFAKSYYTWSNSKEAIEARTQAINSYLTKELQDLNVDTIRTDILTSSTVTDVLVWNIEQSGTDTFSATYEVDQQIKEGEQTSNVKATYTVKVHVDADGDMVIVQNPTLAPAIEKSDYEPKTPEADASVDADTTNDATAFLETFFKLYPTATEKELTYYVSGNVLEPIGMDYLYSELVNPIFTKDGDNVKVKVAVKFLDNQTKATQVSQYELVLHKDSNWKIVG; from the coding sequence ATGTTTAAGAAGAATAAGAAACAGACAGAAAATATCAAAGAAAAAAAGGTGCGTACTGTCAAGGTAGGCACACATCAAAAAACCGTGATTGCGTTGTGGGCGGTGCTTATCGCAAGCGTGAGCTTTGGGGCGTATAAGAATTTTACGGCTATCGACCAACACACGACCCATGAAAAAGAAATCATAGAGCTTCGCTTGCAGGACACCAACGGGATAGAAAATTTCGTGAAGAATTTTGCGAAGTCCTATTACACATGGAGCAACAGCAAAGAAGCGATTGAAGCAAGGACGCAGGCAATCAACAGTTATCTGACAAAGGAATTGCAGGACTTGAATGTAGATACCATTAGAACCGATATACTGACCAGTTCCACAGTTACAGATGTGCTTGTATGGAATATCGAGCAATCGGGAACAGATACTTTTTCTGCTACCTACGAAGTAGATCAGCAGATAAAAGAGGGAGAACAGACAAGCAATGTCAAGGCAACCTATACGGTAAAAGTCCATGTGGACGCTGACGGGGATATGGTAATCGTTCAGAACCCTACTCTTGCACCAGCAATCGAAAAATCAGACTATGAACCAAAGACACCAGAAGCAGACGCAAGCGTGGACGCTGATACCACAAATGACGCTACCGCATTTCTGGAAACATTCTTTAAGCTGTACCCGACAGCTACAGAAAAGGAGCTTACCTACTATGTATCGGGAAATGTGCTTGAACCTATCGGCATGGACTACCTTTATTCTGAATTGGTAAACCCTATCTTTACAAAGGACGGGGACAATGTGAAAGTCAAGGTTGCCGTAAAATTCCTTGATAATCAGACAAAGGCAACGCAGGTGTCGCAGTATGAGCTTGTGCTACATAAGGATAGTAACTGGAAGATTGTAGGGTAA
- a CDS encoding PadR family transcriptional regulator: protein MLSKPATMLLGLISHQPLNAYEIVKTLDYMNIKYWFNIGTSTVYATIKTLEKKQYITGKVQKDGNMPDKTIYSITEQGTAVLLDTLRTSFLKFDYDTNIFSITAFFLDCLPLEEQKALLEKRMIVLHEYLSGIQKQDTEEWEEQVSLYHVANLQRMTDIVLAEINGTERLIKVVTAK, encoded by the coding sequence ATGTTATCCAAACCAGCAACTATGCTTTTAGGACTTATTAGTCATCAACCGCTTAATGCCTATGAAATTGTCAAAACTTTAGATTACATGAATATCAAGTATTGGTTTAATATTGGTACTTCCACTGTATATGCAACAATTAAAACTTTAGAAAAAAAGCAATATATCACTGGCAAAGTGCAAAAAGACGGTAATATGCCCGATAAAACAATCTACTCAATTACAGAACAAGGAACGGCTGTGTTATTAGATACTTTACGAACTTCTTTCTTGAAATTCGATTATGATACAAATATTTTTTCTATCACGGCTTTTTTCCTTGATTGTTTACCCTTAGAAGAACAAAAAGCACTATTAGAAAAGCGTATGATTGTTTTACATGAATACCTTTCGGGTATTCAAAAACAAGATACGGAAGAATGGGAAGAACAGGTCAGTTTATATCATGTTGCCAATCTTCAACGTATGACGGATATTGTATTAGCTGAAATCAATGGTACAGAACGACTTATAAAAGTTGTAACAGCTAAATAG
- a CDS encoding class I SAM-dependent methyltransferase, with protein MLTTVKRLYPNTSMYGIDISEEMLKKAKEKVLDTVTLSLGDAEHLPFENGKFDCLLCTDSFHHYPTPKRAIAEFCRVLDTNGYLILADFWKPFPIRQAMNIFIPFSNEGDVRIYSKSEIINFLEASGFQDIQYRNINKSGYLVIAKK; from the coding sequence ATCTTAACTACTGTAAAAAGATTATATCCGAACACTTCTATGTATGGGATTGATATTTCAGAAGAAATGTTAAAGAAAGCAAAAGAGAAAGTATTAGATACTGTAACATTATCTCTTGGCGACGCTGAACATTTACCCTTTGAAAATGGTAAATTTGATTGTTTGCTATGCACAGACAGCTTTCATCATTATCCTACTCCTAAAAGAGCGATTGCAGAATTTTGCAGAGTGCTAGATACAAATGGATATTTGATACTGGCTGATTTTTGGAAACCGTTTCCTATCCGTCAAGCAATGAATATCTTTATCCCCTTTAGCAATGAGGGAGATGTTAGAATATATTCAAAAAGCGAGATTATAAATTTCTTAGAAGCTAGTGGATTTCAAGATATACAATATCGAAACATAAATAAATCTGGTTATCTGGTAATAGCGAAAAAATAA
- a CDS encoding sigma-70 family RNA polymerase sigma factor translates to MKPSDFQKTIQCQFDCKLKRVVKGIVRNYRKELKRRRNKEISYCELPEIVVENLAVWDEYESDYTAFNVCGIEVRVLDDDLAEAIKYLSEKDREILLMYFFLGMSDTEIGNKLKINRSTSFRSRKNSLEEIKEKLKENMNDE, encoded by the coding sequence ATGAAACCGTCGGACTTCCAAAAGACAATACAATGTCAATTTGACTGCAAACTCAAACGTGTAGTAAAAGGCATTGTCCGTAATTATCGCAAAGAATTAAAGCGACGAAGAAATAAGGAAATTTCCTATTGTGAACTTCCAGAAATCGTCGTGGAAAATTTGGCAGTCTGGGACGAATACGAAAGCGATTATACCGCCTTTAATGTATGCGGTATTGAGGTTCGTGTCCTTGATGATGATTTAGCCGAAGCGATTAAGTATCTGTCTGAAAAAGACAGAGAAATCTTATTGATGTATTTCTTCTTAGGCATGAGCGATACAGAAATCGGCAATAAATTAAAGATTAACCGTTCAACGTCGTTTCGCAGTAGGAAGAACTCACTTGAAGAAATTAAGGAAAAGTTAAAGGAGAACATGAATGATGAATAA
- a CDS encoding helix-turn-helix domain-containing protein — protein MMNNTRPSFYLISSAVDGNVNSIEKILAFYDPYISKCCLRPFYDRYGNVCIVVDMELKGRIREALIKMILDFDIPLETEE, from the coding sequence ATGATGAATAACACACGCCCGTCATTTTATCTTATTTCGTCGGCTGTGGACGGCAACGTAAATTCGATTGAAAAAATACTGGCATTTTATGACCCGTACATATCAAAATGTTGCTTGCGTCCATTCTACGACAGATATGGTAATGTCTGCATAGTCGTAGACATGGAACTAAAGGGACGTATCAGAGAAGCACTTATCAAAATGATTTTGGACTTTGATATTCCTTTAGAAACCGAAGAATAA
- a CDS encoding excisionase yields MNNTDVPIWEKYTLTIEEASKYFRIGEKKLRKLAEENLDAGWVIVNGNRIQIKRKQFEKIIDTLDEI; encoded by the coding sequence ATGAACAATACTGATGTGCCTATCTGGGAAAAATATACGCTGACGATTGAAGAAGCGTCCAAATACTTCCGCATTGGCGAGAAGAAATTGCGTAAATTAGCCGAAGAAAATCTTGACGCTGGCTGGGTTATCGTAAACGGTAATCGTATTCAGATAAAGCGAAAACAATTTGAAAAAATCATAGATACATTGGACGAAATCTAA
- a CDS encoding site-specific integrase, translating into MSNVKRKDSKNRNLRNGESQRKDGRYVYKYTDIYGKPQFIYSWKLVPTDKTPAGKRDDISLREKEAQIKKDLNDGIDTVGGKMTVCQLYDKKNSQRKNIKRATEKGRQYLMNALKNDPLGMRAIDTVKQSDAKEWAIRMSEKGYAYKTIDNYKRSLKASFYMAIQDDCIRKNPFEFKLSDVLEDDTEQKVILTPEQEERLLAFMETDKIYSKYYDEVVLLLETGLRISEFCGLTTHIDMQNRILNIDHQLLKDSEIGYYIETPKTKNGKRELPLTERAYQAIQRILKNRGNAQPLIVGGYSNFLFLNREGLPKIAGNYEGMVRGLIKKYNKYHTDKLPNITPHSFRHTYCTNMANRGMNPNTLQYLMGHANITMTLGYYAHGTFQSAKAELERLAC; encoded by the coding sequence ATGTCTAATGTAAAACGAAAAGACAGTAAAAATCGCAATTTGCGTAATGGAGAGAGCCAGCGAAAAGACGGAAGATACGTTTATAAATATACCGATATATACGGAAAGCCACAATTTATCTATTCTTGGAAACTTGTACCGACAGATAAAACACCTGCTGGAAAGCGTGATGATATATCGTTGAGGGAAAAAGAAGCACAGATAAAAAAAGACCTTAACGACGGTATTGACACAGTCGGCGGTAAAATGACAGTCTGCCAGCTCTACGACAAGAAGAACAGCCAAAGAAAGAACATCAAGAGGGCTACTGAAAAAGGACGACAGTATCTTATGAACGCTCTGAAAAATGACCCATTGGGTATGAGGGCGATTGATACTGTGAAGCAGTCTGACGCTAAAGAATGGGCTATCAGAATGAGTGAAAAAGGATATGCCTATAAAACGATTGATAACTATAAGCGTTCCTTGAAAGCGTCATTTTACATGGCGATACAAGATGACTGTATCAGAAAGAACCCATTTGAATTTAAACTAAGTGATGTTCTGGAAGATGATACTGAGCAGAAAGTTATCCTTACACCAGAGCAGGAAGAACGCCTGCTTGCCTTTATGGAAACGGACAAGATTTACAGTAAGTATTATGATGAGGTTGTACTTCTTCTGGAAACGGGACTTCGTATTTCTGAATTTTGCGGACTGACGACGCATATTGATATGCAGAACAGAATACTCAATATAGACCACCAGTTATTGAAAGATAGCGAAATCGGCTACTATATTGAAACGCCAAAGACCAAAAACGGAAAACGGGAACTTCCATTGACAGAACGAGCTTATCAAGCAATCCAAAGAATACTAAAGAACAGAGGAAATGCACAACCGCTGATTGTAGGTGGTTACAGCAATTTCCTATTCTTGAACCGTGAGGGCTTGCCTAAAATTGCAGGAAACTATGAGGGCATGGTGCGAGGACTGATTAAGAAGTATAACAAGTATCACACGGACAAGTTACCGAACATCACACCACATTCATTCCGACATACTTATTGTACGAATATGGCAAACAGAGGAATGAACCCAAACACTCTGCAATATCTCATGGGACACGCTAACATAACCATGACACTTGGTTATTACGCACACGGTACATTTCAATCTGCAAAAGCAGAGCT